A region from the Vicia villosa cultivar HV-30 ecotype Madison, WI linkage group LG3, Vvil1.0, whole genome shotgun sequence genome encodes:
- the LOC131662127 gene encoding putative receptor protein kinase ZmPK1 has translation MSPSPSHFFITVLIILFNFHHSSSFSLSVENPDQNFILSPKRTFTAGFYPVGDNAYSFAIWFTQKHKHLNSNNNNYNATVVWMANRDQPVNGKRSTLSILKTGNLVLTDAAQSNIWSTDTTSSKPLQLLLHDTGNLVLQELNTNGSINSNSNSTLWQSFDFPTDTLLPDQPLTRFTKLVSSRSETNHSSGFYKLFFDNDNVLRLLYEGPRVSSVFWPDPWVTSNGAAGSGSRSTFNSSRIASLDSFGRFSSSDNFVFNASDYGTLLQRRLTLDHDGNVRIYSRIDEEQSWFVSGQFKQQPCFVHGICGPNSTCSNDPVNGRKCSCLPGYVWINDQDNYQGCRPNFQLSCSNKTSESRFLALPHVDFYGYDYGFFVNKTYKECEDLCLQFCGCAGFQYTFNAEYGGNYWCYPKIQLLNGHHSQSFLGSFYLKLPKNSDFVDQMKIQQNGMGMVCSTKGVVELEREYIKEKENGSLKFMLWFAGALGGVELLGFFLVWFFLFRSSRNSDEDNNGYILAAGFRKFSFSELKQATKGFSQEIGRGAGGSVYQAVLSDNRVAAIKRLHEANNGESESEFLAEVSIIGRLNHMNLIGMWGYCAEGKHRLLVYEYMEKGTLADNLSSNELDWGKRYNIAMGTAKGLAYLHEECLEWILHCDIKPQNILIDSDYQPKVADFGLSKLLNRDDLDNSNFSRIRGTRGYMAPEWVFNLQITSKVDVYSYGVVVLEMITGKSPTTGIQIKEELCHERLVTWVREKRRNGLEVGCWVEQIVDPKLGSNYDVKKMETLANVALDCVADDKDVRPTMSQVVERLLSHEHNY, from the coding sequence ATGTCTCCTTCACCATCCCATTTCTTCATCACAGTCCTCATCATCCTCTTCAATTTCCACCACTCCTCTTCATTCTCTCTCTCAGTAGAAAACCCTGACCAAAACTTCATACTCTCACCCAAACGCACATTCACCGCAGGCTTCTACCCCGTAGGTGACAATGCTTATTCATTCGCCATTTGGTTCacgcaaaaacacaaacaccttaacagcaacaacaacaactacaacgccACCGTTGTTTGGATGGCAAACCGTGACCAACCAGTAAACGGAAAACGCTCAACGCTTTCTATTCTCAAAACCGGCAACCTCGTCTTAACGGATGCAGCTCAATCTAATATTTGGTCTACAGACACTACCTCATCAAAACCACTTCAATTACTCTTACATGACACCGGTAACCTCGTTCTTCAAGAACTAAACACAAACGGTTCCATCAATAGCAATAGCAATAGCACTCTATGGCAAAGCTTCGATTTCCCAACAGATACACTTCTCCCAGACCAACCCCTCACCAGATTCACCAAACTCGTTTCATCTCGAAGCGAAACAAATCACTCATCTGGTTTCTACAAACTCTTTTTCGACAACGACAACGTTCTTCGTCTTCTATACGAAGGTCCAAGAGTTTCAAGTGTTTTTTGGCCGGATCCTTGGGTTACTAGCAACGGTGCTGCTGGTAGTGGTAGCAGATCAACTTTCAACAGTAGCAGAATCGCTTCTTTGGATTCATTTGGTAGGTTTAGTTCCTCTGATAATTTCGTTTTCAATGCTTCTGATTATGGAACATTGTTGCAACGTAGACTTACACTTGACCATGATGGGAATGTTCGCATTTATAGTAGAATAGACGAGGAACAAAGTTGGTTTGTTTCTGGTCAATTTAAACAACAACCTTGTTTCGTTCATGGGATTTGTGGACCGAATAGTACTTGTAGTAATGATCCGGTGAATGGTAGAAAGTGTTCTTGTTTACCTGGTTATGTTTGGATTAATGATCAAGATAATTATCAAGGTTGCAGACCTAATTTTCAGCTTTCTTGCAGTAACAAGACTAGTGAGTCAAGGTTTTTGGCTTTACCTCATGTTGATTTTTATGGATATGATTATGGTTTCTTTGTGAATAAAACTTACAAAGAATGTGAGGATCTGTGTTTGCAATTCTGTGGTTGTGCTGGATTTCAGTATACTTTTAACGCTGAATATGGTGGTAATTATTGGTGTTATCCGAAGATTCAGTTACTTAATGGCCATCATTCACAGAGTTTTCTAGGATCATTCTACTTGAAATTGCCAAAAAATAGtgattttgttgatcagatgaaGATTCAACAAAATGGGATGGGAATGGTTTGTTCAACAAAAGGAGTAGTAGAGCTTGAGCGAGAATacataaaagagaaagaaaatggtTCCTTGAAGTTCATGCTTTGGTTTGCTGGTGCTTTAGGTGGAGTTGAGCTCTTGGGATTTTTTCTGGTGTGGTTTTTCTTGTTTAGAAGTAGCAGAAACTCTGATGAAGACAATAATGGGTATATTCTAGCAGCAGggtttaggaaatttagtttctCTGAATTGAAACAAGCTACAAAAGGTTTTAGTCAAGAGATTGGAAGAGGTGCTGGAGGAAGCGTCTATCAGGCTGTTTTATCTGATAATCGAGTCGCTGCGATAAAGCGTCTGCATGAAGCAAATAACGGAGAGAGTGAGAGTGAGTTTCTTGCTGAGGTTAGCATCATTGGAAGGCTTAACCACATGAATTTGATTGGAATGTGGGGTTATTGTGCAGAGGGAAAGCATAGGTTGTTGGTTTATGAGTACATGGAAAAGGGTACTTTAGCTGATAATCTCTCATCAAATGAACTTGATTGGGGTAAAAGGTATAACATTGCTATGGGAACTGCAAAGGGTCTTGCTTATTTACATGAGGAGTGTTTGGAGTGGATTTTGCATTGTGATATAAAGCCACAAAACATTCTTATTGACTCTGATTACCAACCTAAGGTAGCAGATTTTGGTTTGTCTAAGCTATTGAATAGGGATGACCTTGATAATTCAAATTTCTCAAGGATAAGAGGGACAAGAGGTTACATGGCACCAGAGTGGGTTTTCAACTTGCAAATCACATCTAAGGTTGATGTTTATAGCTATGGAGTTGTGGTGTTGGAAATGATTACTGGAAAGAGTCCAACAACTGGTATACAGATCAAAGAAGAGTTGTGTCATGAGAGGTTGGTAACATGGGTCAGGGAGAAAAGGAGAAATGGATTAGAAGTTGGTTGTTGGGTAGAACAAATTGTTGATCCTAAATTAGGATCAAATTATGATGTTAAGAAAATGGAGACTTTGGCAAATGTTGCTTTGGATTGTGTAGCAGATGATAAAGATGTTAGACCCACCATGAGTCAAGTTGTTGAGAGACTTCTAAGTCATGAGCATAATTATTGA